The segment TTTTGGATGGCTTTCAAATTAACTTTTTAACAGGGTGTTTTAGTGTAAGTATCTCTTTGGAATATAACTTCATTctatatcataaaaaaagatattaagaCTATATTTGGATAATGGAAACTAAAAGTGAAAAAGATAATAAGgaaaaaggattaaaaataatgaaaaataaaatataaatttaaatttgataaatcttCTTTACATAATTATTCAAATCTATTTCTCTTTCTTACTCTATACATCAAGAATGGAACATTTGATTTGCTAATGGTAAAGATAGATAATACCTCCTTCAAATATCCCTTGATTTTCCAAGATTTCTCAGTGAAGAACTAAAGATCCAACAATTTATGGATATGTTGGCCAATTATTTCCAACTGCCAAAGATAATGGTGGAGACAATGGTCATACCAAACATTTTAATTACTAAAATTCAAGTGTAAGGTTGGCCTTTCTCTAACTACCTGTCCAACATGGTCTACTTCCTCCTTGTCTCCtccaacaaaattcaattaatcaattccCATTGAGATAACCCCTTCACACATTGGAGAGACTGCATGCAAATACAAAGGCAAACCTTCAAAAAATGATACTACACATGAATAGTTCATAATCAACTCATATGATTGATTACCTTCCCATATGCTTGTGAGGCAGTTTGCTGCCCTCATGCAACAAATAATTCAGCACTACTTTTAAACTTTTCTCCTTTTATGTCTATATAAGCACTTTCTCTTTGCTGAATCATACTTCATCCAAAGCCAAAGGAGCCAAAGGTAGTAGAAGGAGATTACCCAATATGGGAAGTGAGAGTATGGTCTCTGTGAAAACAAAACTTCTTGTAGCATTGCTTGTTCTGCAGCTCTGCTATGCAGGGACTCACATTGTCTCCAGGGTTGCACTAAACATTGGTGTCAGCAAGGTTGTATACCCAGTTTATAGGAACCTCATTGCCCTGCTTCTGTTGGGCCCTTTTGCTTATTTCTCAGAGAAGTGAGTCCCTTTTTTCGGTTTCTTTGCTAATTGCTTGTTTTCTTCATTGTATTTGGTTTAATGTTGTATTGTGCATTTTCAGGAAGGAGAGACCACCTCTTACTTTCTCTTTGCTGGTTCAGTTCTTCCTTCTAGCATCACTGGGGTAAGCAGAAACATGAGCTTGGATTTTGATGaagattttgttttctcttctgTTTGTCACAGCCTTGTGTTTCTAAACTCAGAAATCACTGCAAACCAAGGCTTTTATCTCTTGGGGTTGTATTATGCATCTCCAACTTTTGCATCTGCAATGCAGAACTCAGTTCCAGCAATCACTTTTGTCATGGCTTTTGCTCTGAGGTAACTGAGGACAAGCTCCTTGCTCTTCAGAATCAGTTCTATTATGGATTAGCTTTTCCTCTGATCTGTTTCTCTCTGCCTCGATTTCACAGGCTTGAGAAGGTTGATATCTCAAGGAGATATGGACTGGCAAAGGTGCTGGGAACCATTGCAAGTATAGGAGGTGCCACAATCATCACTATCTACAAGGGCCCTCCTCTTCTGCACCAGACACATCCCCAACCGGGAAATTCCTTGGAGGAAGACATGTATTCCAGGAAAATGCAGAACTGGACATGGGGCTGTGTATACCTGGTTGGACACTGCCTATCATGGGCTGGTTGGATGGTCCTTCAGGTCAGCTTTTGTTCATCTTAACCCcataaattattaatactaAAACTACTTCTAAGAACACTAGCTTACCTCCTGCATAAATGCATGAGAATTGAGAATGCACCCTCATTACTGAACTTTTGAATTTCGATTTGCAGGCACCTGTGTTGAGGAACTATCCAGCTAAACTCAGTCTCACTTCATTTACATGCTTCTTTGGATTGATCCAGTTCTTGATCATAGCAGCCTTTGTAGAAACCAACCCTGAGCTCTGGAAAATTCAATCAGGAGAAGAGCTTTTCACAATTCTATATGCTGTAATACATTCAAACTCAATTATTTGAATCTTTTGATTATATCACATGCTCTGTATATTATATTGGGGATTCAGATTAGTTTCTCCtcataaaatgttatttatttagtcTACTTTCCACTTCTTTGCAGGGAGTTGTGGCAGCTGGGATTGTCTTCTCCCTTCAAACATGGTGTATTCAAAAAGGAGGTCCTGTTTTTGTTGCTGTCTTCCAGCCCATGCAGACACTTTTAGTCGCTGTCATGGCATCTCTAATTCTTGGCGATCAGTTATACCTTGGAGGGTATGtagaaattcaaataaaattactaaaagAAATCTACAAGTGATAGAAATTTCAAGATTCATCAAGCTTATAAAGTTCATCCTACTGATATTTTTGGAAATCCTGGTCACCTGCAGGATTATCGGTGCAGCTCTCATTATGCTTGGTCTTTACTCGGTTCTATGGGGTAAAACAGAAGAAAAGAGAGTGGGAAGCCAAGATCAGGAACAGACATTGACAAAGCATCTTCTTGATACTGAAAATAGTGATAAAGATGATGCTCCTGCATCAGACATTCCATGATTACTACTCCTCACATATCAAGATAGCTTATCTCCAGATAAGAAGAGCTGATGGAGCTTGATAATCCCAGCCCTTCAACATGTAAATCTAAGgggtcttttcttttttcatttttttttcttagttctATTGTCAAACTAAGCTGGGAGTGGCCTGCAAGTGAATCAAAGAGAGAAGCCCATTTCAATGGAGTATAGATTTGAAGGTCTGGTAAGGTGAGTCATCAGCACCCATGAGACAAACTGAGGCTGGAGTCATTGGAAGTGAGGCTGAATGATTGTACACTAGTACTCATTTGGATCTAAATATTATATAGAAGCAGCAAGATTTATGTATTTGAATATTGGAAAAGACAACTAAACCTCCCTCTCAAGACTTATAATTGGAGACACTCAATTCCaagatgaatttgaaaattgattaatAGAGATGATTGTTGCTGAGTTGCGGCCATGGCTAATCATATGCATCTGCCACTTAAGGAATTCACCTCTCCCTAGAGAGATACAAGTCCCAATATGGGAACAAATTTACATGGAAAATTTTGACTGAATCATCTAAAAGAGGCTTTGACACGGGAAAGAGTCATCCCTCAACTCTCTCATTCTAAAAAACTTACCCCCCATTCTGAACATCTCTCAACTCTCTTTCCAAATGCAAGTGCCTcataaaatgccaaaaaaacTAGTACTGCTTCACACTTTTCTACCCATTTCTAGAAATAGAAAACctgaataatttttgaattatatatataattttttataaatattaaacatgtttcaatttttaaaaataaaaacaaaatttgaaaaacgaAAATGCCACTATAatatgtttcttatttttttatttttaaaaacaaaaaaatgataatcaaaCTCTTCAAAACTTACTTTCAAGAGATGGTATTTTTTAAAACGTatttaacaaattaataaattttaatatctcagagttttaaaagttttaaaaacaatttttaaatatacaagAAAATTCCATACtctttatataagaattatcatataaattgtACTActaatttctatatatatatataaaggaagtGCATAAGTatatttcaattcttttaaaatagtttttaaaaatcattatttttttttaaaataaagtctCAAAGCATTTTATGGAGGAGtttctgttttaaaaataaaaaaagcaagtAATTTATCCAAATCATGTCCAAATATTTCAATTCACTGTAAACTCGAAAAGCGGTGGGCAGTTCTAACGATGCAGACCTCTTCGCCGTTATCGGGCATTGGCAACCAAATATGGGACCCGATATGACTCCCAAAGACCTTGTCTCACTCAAAAATCATCATGAAAGGCGAAAATACAAGCAACCAGAATTAAAAGTTTCTTTTCAAGACATCATGAAAGACGTTTAAAACTGAAACTCTCAATATAAGTTATCATCACAAACTCAAAACCAACCAAAGAAGGGGAAGAAAGTTGTAGACCTCCACATGATGCTTAAGATTCTCACCAGCAAATCTCTGCTTCAATTTACTTTCAGAGTATTAACCCTAACCATTATTTAATTCTAATCATCTGCAATTGAACTGCAGAAATTAACTTGAGATAATTTAGAGCAGAATAGCCTGCTAACAGTCCAGAAGTCAGTATCAAACTGAGCCCAGACACAACCACTAGGAAAAGTAAACAAAATACAGAGCATGCACTAGCATAGAACAAGCAATTCCTCTGAAAAGGCCATCCCACTTACAAAGATGAACTAGCAGTGTTCCTTTTTCTTGAAAGGGATTAGAGATTTGGAACACTGCTCAAATATTCTCCGCTTGGCATGTTTCCATGTACCGTGTCCGACGAATAAAGAAACCAATGAGTTCATTTCATGATTGATCTTCAAGCAGCCATAAGGTTGCTAAACATCATGTGCTTATCATATTGGAGGCTTTGTTACTGAGGTTATGGCCTAAATATTTGGGACCAGGACAACTAAAAAATTCCCAATAAGAATAGCTAAGCCGAAAAATCAATGTCTTACTATGCCAGCAGATCTGATTgcatttgattattatttttagtccAAGAAAAAAACACAGCACAGCCATtcaatgaaaataggaaaaccTAGTTCTCTTGCACATCTAAGAGCAACTAAAGGGCACTAACTGAACTAACAGCCTTGATCACCCCACCCATCCCCAACCAAACCATGCAGCATAGAAAATACATTAGTACTGTTTCCACAATGGACACTGAATTTTCATTCAGATACCCAATCAGGGCTTCCAATGAGCACCTATCAAAGTTATTATTCTACCAATGGAGGGAAGAATCCAACTTTGGGCCATGGTAATCCAAAAGGAAGCTTTCTAATAGACAAAATCAGTATACTAAGTGGGCCTAGCAAAAGCATCAAGTTGAAAAGGGTCAAGATATAGGAATTTATTTCCCGGGGGTAAAAAAGGAGACAAAAAGGTCATATAACTTGGTAGTAGCTATGGATTTGAAGCAAGCCTCTTGGGAAAGGGATCAAATCTCCTTCTTACCAAAAAGATTTTCTAGATTTTGGGGCAGCCCACTCCCCAGGCACTATGTGGCTCCACCACTGATCCCTAGCACCCAGAGAGCATATAGGAAAAGCAAAAACCAAGACAGAGACCCTATGGTGGGTTAACTCCTCAAACAATCCAGAAACTCCAGAAACGAAATCCTAGCCATCTCAAAAGAATCTCTAGACCACCATCCAGTTGGTTGGTTATAACAGAGATGAGGATACCTTGAATGTTTTAATCACAGAAACCCAAAAGAAGAAGGGACTTGAATTTCCACCTGAATAGAGGGCATGACAGCACCTTTTTTCTACAACAACGATAGAAAAGGGAACTATCCAATTTTTTCCATTCGTACAGACCAAAGAACCTCTAAAAGTGGAACATCTGCCACGAACTTCAACTTTGTTATCCCAAAATCCAGAAACACATGTTTGAAGAGCTAGAAAAAGTGAATGGCAAACAACTAAAATTGTGTTACTCAAGAAGCTTTCCCAAATGAAGAACACAACCAGGTAgtgtacaaaaataaatatcactACTATTTACTATTCATTTATCAGAAAACACatatttgaggataaagcaTATAACTTTAacaggaatttttttttctattttcctttttgatag is part of the Vitis riparia cultivar Riparia Gloire de Montpellier isolate 1030 chromosome 17, EGFV_Vit.rip_1.0, whole genome shotgun sequence genome and harbors:
- the LOC117904174 gene encoding WAT1-related protein At3g18200-like, which translates into the protein MGSESMVSVKTKLLVALLVLQLCYAGTHIVSRVALNIGVSKVVYPVYRNLIALLLLGPFAYFSEKKERPPLTFSLLVQFFLLASLGLVFLNSEITANQGFYLLGLYYASPTFASAMQNSVPAITFVMAFALRLEKVDISRRYGLAKVLGTIASIGGATIITIYKGPPLLHQTHPQPGNSLEEDMYSRKMQNWTWGCVYLVGHCLSWAGWMVLQAPVLRNYPAKLSLTSFTCFFGLIQFLIIAAFVETNPELWKIQSGEELFTILYAGVVAAGIVFSLQTWCIQKGGPVFVAVFQPMQTLLVAVMASLILGDQLYLGGIIGAALIMLGLYSVLWGKTEEKRVGSQDQEQTLTKHLLDTENSDKDDAPASDIP